In the Cumulibacter manganitolerans genome, one interval contains:
- the mraZ gene encoding division/cell wall cluster transcriptional repressor MraZ translates to MFFGDFYPRMDEKGRLALPAKFRDKLSDGMVITKGQDRCLFVYPRSEFEQIAARLNRAPSTSSTVRNYARALFGSADDQSADKQGRIVIKPALREYAGLSRECAVVGVNDKVEIWDAEAWRRFSEEQEQGFVDFSEEFVLPE, encoded by the coding sequence ATGTTCTTCGGTGACTTCTATCCGCGCATGGACGAGAAGGGTCGTCTGGCGCTACCGGCGAAGTTCCGCGACAAGCTCAGCGACGGCATGGTGATCACGAAGGGGCAGGACCGCTGCCTGTTCGTGTACCCCCGCTCGGAGTTCGAGCAGATCGCCGCACGACTCAACCGCGCCCCATCGACCAGCTCCACCGTTCGCAACTACGCCCGTGCCCTGTTCGGGTCGGCCGACGACCAGTCGGCGGACAAGCAGGGCCGCATCGTGATCAAGCCGGCACTACGCGAGTACGCCGGGCTGTCTCGCGAGTGCGCGGTCGTCGGCGTGAACGACAAGGTCGAGATCTGGGACGCCGAGGCGTGGCGACGGTTCAGCGAGGAGCAGGAGCAAGGCTTCGTCGACTTCTCCGAGGAGTTCGTACTCCCGGAGTAG
- the rsmH gene encoding 16S rRNA (cytosine(1402)-N(4))-methyltransferase RsmH, whose translation MSATEQHTPVLLDRTLELLGPALTAPGAVYVDGTLGHAGHAAAVLARFPEARLVGIDRDTSALDLARERLAPYAGRIELVHAVYDEIGSVLARLGISRAQAILLDLGVSSMQIDQAERGFSYMKDAPLDMRMDRSRGITAQEVVDTYAEADLRRILSQYGEEKLAGRIAAAIVRERGTLRTTGQLADLVQRAMPAAVRQRSGGHPAKRTFQALRIEVNDELNVLRRAVRAALDALAVGGRMVVLSYHSLEDRIVKQAIADLAVDHTPLDLPVSLESSRPQLRLLVRGAEKASAAEQQSNSRSASVRLRAVERIREAS comes from the coding sequence ATGAGTGCCACCGAGCAGCACACGCCCGTCCTCCTCGATCGGACCCTCGAGCTGCTGGGTCCGGCCCTCACCGCGCCCGGCGCCGTCTACGTCGACGGCACGCTCGGGCACGCGGGGCACGCGGCAGCGGTGCTGGCTCGGTTCCCGGAGGCGCGCCTGGTCGGCATCGATCGCGACACCAGCGCCCTGGACCTGGCCCGGGAGCGGCTCGCGCCGTACGCCGGCCGCATCGAGCTCGTGCACGCCGTCTACGACGAGATCGGCTCGGTGCTCGCCCGGCTCGGCATCTCCCGCGCGCAGGCGATCCTGCTCGACCTCGGTGTCTCCTCCATGCAGATCGACCAGGCCGAGCGCGGCTTCTCGTACATGAAGGACGCACCGCTCGACATGCGGATGGACCGCAGCCGCGGGATCACCGCGCAGGAGGTCGTCGACACGTACGCGGAGGCCGACCTGCGGCGCATCCTGAGCCAGTACGGCGAGGAGAAGCTCGCCGGGCGGATCGCCGCGGCGATCGTCCGCGAACGCGGCACGTTGCGCACCACCGGCCAGCTCGCCGACCTCGTGCAGCGGGCGATGCCGGCCGCGGTGCGGCAGCGCTCCGGCGGCCACCCGGCGAAGCGGACCTTCCAGGCGCTGCGCATCGAGGTCAACGACGAGCTCAACGTGCTGCGCCGGGCGGTGCGTGCCGCCCTGGACGCGCTCGCGGTCGGCGGCCGGATGGTCGTGCTGTCCTACCACTCGCTCGAGGACCGGATCGTCAAGCAGGCCATCGCCGATCTCGCCGTCGACCACACCCCCCTCGATCTGCCGGTCTCGCTCGAGTCCAGCCGCCCCCAGCTCCGGCTGCTGGTGCGCGGCGCCGAGAAGGCGTCCGCCGCCGAGCAGCAGTCCAACTCGCGCAGCGCCTCGGTGCGCCTGCGCGCCGTCGAACGAATTCGGGAAGCCTCATGA